Proteins encoded in a region of the Thermodesulfobacteriota bacterium genome:
- a CDS encoding zf-TFIIB domain-containing protein, translating into MNCPRCPEGPTLVETVKHGVTLDTCAGCGGIWLDRGELGKLLNQVKAAGSELDREFQALQPRHPGSHPGQPYKRPKSKMERLFDIFD; encoded by the coding sequence ATGAACTGCCCCCGCTGCCCCGAAGGTCCCACCCTGGTGGAAACCGTCAAGCACGGCGTCACCCTCGACACCTGCGCCGGGTGCGGCGGCATCTGGCTCGACAGGGGAGAGCTCGGCAAGCTCCTGAACCAGGTGAAGGCGGCGGGCTCGGAGCTGGATCGGGAGTTCCAGGCCTTGCAGCCGCGGCACCCCGGATCGCACCCCGGGCAACCGTACAAGCGGCCGAAGTCGAAGATGGAGAGACTCTTCGACATCTTCGACTGA